In the Pelmatolapia mariae isolate MD_Pm_ZW unplaced genomic scaffold, Pm_UMD_F_2 NODE_ptg000303l+_length_29857_cov_1, whole genome shotgun sequence genome, atactgttgaccataatattctattagcgtGATTAAAGCATGCTGTAGTTTTGTATCACAtttatctaatagactccaaatTGTTCAtctaaatggagagtcctcttcatacACTAAGGTCAACTacggtgttccacagggttcagtgctaggaccaagtctgtttacattatagacagtgttggggagtaacggaatacatgtaccaccgTTAcatatttagaatacaaaatatgagtaactgtattccgttacagttaccgtttaaaaaggtggtatttagaatacagttactttggtgaaataaatggattacacggcggtactttcctgtttcatattgtcgcgggtcaggatttgtttgggtttgtttgacagctacgttctgttgttcccggcggcagcgttacggttgccatggttacagggtgacgcgctctctctctctctctgcgtgtttcctgggtgagagagcgcctttttgttgttgttgttgttgtgctaagctaataggcagaatgctacaggcatagctctaaagaatgtagcctcataggcagtgtagtccgtgctgcagggagaatggactaccatacacgtttatgtgtctgtgagcgagggagggagagaaagggaaaagtccgagctgtcacggagcagaaacgggagctggaagcatgtaaatataataataaccactgcagccaagaagagtgcctgacgagcccatttgtaggtaagctattaagactcaactgcacactgtgttcgtgttttcctccggaaaaaataagttccatTTTAGAAGCCTTTCAacgcaaagttgacccagacaacaaagtaaagctagttttcggctaccagccggacacggaacccgccgtattagccagaggtccctttattACGTTTCGGAGCCGcagaccttcagtaacagtaataaatcacagcaatagtacattcacgtagttgtaaacaacatgataatatattaagtaatccaaagtattcagaatctGTTACTCTCTCTGAGTAacataacggaatacgttacagaatacattttggggcatgtattcagtattctgtagtggaatacattttaaaagtaaccttcccaacactgattataGATGCTTCCCTTAGCCTAAAACGCTTGCCTGATACTGACACTTAAGTATGGGTCTGTTGATTGATTTAACTGACTGGCTTCAAGTTCCACACCACATGGCCGCTGGACCTGCCAGCCGCTCCTTCCTCGCTAGACTGCTATTACAAGTCCAATCACTGTCTTGCAAGCTCCATGATGGCTGAGAAACTACACAGAAATTTATGTAGTTTCCAAGGGGTCAGGTATGGATGGCTAACTCTGTGCCTTAATCTTGGCAGGTTAGAAAACGCTAATGACACATGTCATGTGTGTCATTACTGTTAAGATAATTAGACGATTGGAAATATTACAAAAGATTTACCAGTCTTTATTCTTGTAAGAGCTCCAGGTATTTATAGgtgtaagctgttttttttccttttttatttcgttttttttttttttttttttttttgccagcagCATTAAGATGGTGTTTTCTGAGAACTAAAACTCAGCAGTTAAAATATTGATCTTTCTCCTGTGTTGAACTAATTCTTCAtgattcctccacagagtggaccagcagatCTCAGAGACTCCCAGTAGTCAGTCtacccagcagcatcaaacacagctggactccatatttatggtctgtacatgtacaactacttttacatctattctgttcaGTCATTTCTCAAAAAGAACGGCTATTTATACTTCAAACATATTGCAAGTATTAGTTTTTTGTAGTATTAATTGCAAGATAAGACAGGTTAGAAGCACAACTAAACATTGTTTCAAATAAACAATGAGCTTTGACAGCTGGGCTGgtcaaaaaaaaatgtgtttgtaattTTATCTATACCCATGACCACCTTGACACATATTGCTACAGACATGTCCTTAAATTTTTGGCTGTCATGGTAGTGTCTAATAAACTATGTAAGCTGGATAAATGATTGGAAAACTTTAGAAAAAGTTATTTATCATATTATTATAGCATTTATTCCACTTTAAGCAATGCAAAGTTGAGTTATCTGATCTcagaatttgatttatttttttgcttgtttttttaaacattccaATTTAACAACAATTAACAATTACCATGATGTAGCAATATTCACTCTGTTTCCAGAATCAGGATTTGCTGTGGACTGCAACAGAAATATGATTATGACAACACCTTCATATAACCTGGCTATTTCTGTCTGTTGTTCCTGGTTTCCCTCTGTTCATTGTTCCTCTCTTCTTCCACTGCACCACCAGTTTGAGGTTGTAATGTAACATATTAATTCACACAATACTCTATTCCAGCTACTgcaggacaacatcatcacttttgtgaagaatgaACTGAAGAAGATTCAGAAAGTTGTCAGTCCAGATTTTCCGAAATACTTGGAGGGTCAGAGAACTGTTGAGGAGAAAGAGGGTGAGgatgaggagcagaggaggagcagcagagaggcatttgtgaagatcacacTGACTTTTTaaggagaatgaagcaggatGAGCTAGCTGACCTTCTGCACAAGAGTAAGAGGATTTCTATAAAGATTTAAGCTGCTGGTTGAACAGGTTGTTTACTAATGTCTAACCCTAAAGTGATAGtcaaacataaatataaaaattctgGACTGATATTTGGACTATTCTGCTGTACAATCTCAAGCGCCTTGATGcgaatgttgttgtgatttggcgctatataaataaaattgaattgaattcaattattatttcttttaggAACTTCGAATAGAGACGTCTATTGGAGTGAGTGTAAACTTAAATCTACActaaagaagaagttccagtgtgtgtttgaggggatcgctaaagcaggaaacccaaccctatTGAATCacatctacacagagctctacatcacagagggagggactgcagaggtcaatgatgaacatgaggtcagacagattgaaatgGCCttcaggaaaccagacagaccagaaacaacaatcagacaagaagacatctttaaaagcCTCACATGGAAGAGacgaaccaatcagaacagtgctgacaaagggagtggctggcattgggaaaacagtcctAACACAGAAATtcaccctggactgggctgaagacaaagccaaccaggacatccagttcatatttccattcactttcagagagctgaatgtgctgaaagaggaaaagttcagcttggtggaacttgttcatcacttctttactgaaaccaaagaagcagaaatctgcagctttgaagacttccaggttgtgttcatctttgatggtctggatgagtgtcgacttcctctggacttccacaaaactacaattataactgaccctagaaagtacacctcagtggatgtgctgctgataaacctcatcaggggcaagctgcttccctctgctcgcgtctggataaccacacgacctgcagcagccaatcagatccctcctgagtGTGTTGGTATGGTGACAGAAATCAGAGGGTTTGCTGACCCACAGAaagaggagtacttcaggaagagattcagagataagAAGGAGGcaagcaggatcatctcccacattaAGACATcccgaagcctccacatcatgtgccacatcccagtcttctgctggatcactgctacagttctggaggatgtactgaaaaccagagagggaggacagctgcccaagaccctgactgagatgtacatccacttcctcgTGGTACAGGCCAAGGTGAAGAAGATCAaatatgatggaggagctgagacagatccacactggagtccggagagcaggaagatgattgagtctctgggaaaactggcttttgatcagctgcagaaaggaaacctgatcttctatgaatcagacctgacacaGTGTGTCATTGATATCAGAGcggcctcagtgtactcaggggtgttcacacagatctttaaagaggagagaggactgtaccagaaAAGACTGTTCTCCTTCATCCacctgagtgttcaggagtttctggctgctcttcatgtccatctgaccttcatcaactctggagtcaatctgctggaagaacagCAAACAACCTCCCAGACACGTGAAACAAGAGAATCTGCAGAGACACACTTCTACCAGAGTTCTGTGGACAAGGCCTTACGGAGTCCAagtggacacctggacttgctCGTCCGCTTCCTCCttggtctttcactgcagaccaatcagactctcctacaaGGTTTACTGACCAAGACAGGAAATAGTTCACAGAACAATCAGGAAACTGTCCAGTACATTAAGAAGAAGATCAATGACAGTCTGTCTGTAGAGCAAAGTATCagtctgttccactgtctga is a window encoding:
- the LOC134622973 gene encoding NLR family CARD domain-containing protein 3-like translates to MMNMRSDRLKWPSGNQTDQKQQSDKKTSLKASHGRDEPIRTVLTKGVAGIGKTVLTQKFTLDWAEDKANQDIQFIFPFTFRELNVLKEEKFSLVELVHHFFTETKEAEICSFEDFQVVFIFDGLDECRLPLDFHKTTIITDPRKYTSVDVLLINLIRGKLLPSARVWITTRPAAANQIPPECVGMVTEIRGFADPQKEEYFRKRFRDKKEASRIISHIKTSRSLHIMCHIPVFCWITATVLEDVLKTREGGQLPKTLTEMYIHFLVVQAKVKKIKYDGGAETDPHWSPESRKMIESLGKLAFDQLQKGNLIFYESDLTQCVIDIRAASVYSGVFTQIFKEERGLYQKRLFSFIHLSVQEFLAALHVHLTFINSGVNLLEEQQTTSQTRETRESAETHFYQSSVDKALRSPSGHLDLLVRFLLGLSLQTNQTLLQGLLTKTGNSSQNNQETVQYIKKKINDSLSVEQSISLFHCLNELNDRSLVEEIQQSMSSGSLSADKLSPAQWSALVFVLLSSEKDLDVFDLKKYSASEEAFLRLLPVVNVSNKALLSGCNLSERSCKALSSILTSPSSSLMELDLSNNDLRDLGVKLLSAGLESPYCTLESLSLSGCLITEEGCTSLASALSSNPSHLRELDLSYNHPGDSVQSLLAGLKDPHWRLDTLRVEPAGVRWLRPGLRKYSCQLTVDTNTVHTKLQLSENNRMVAHVEEVQSFPDHPDRFDYWPQLLCENGLTGRCYWEVEWKGGVYMSVSYRRIRRKGDSKDCWFGYNDQSWSLICYDDGPHSVWHNNRGTSISSSSSSVSNRVAVYVDVPAGTLSFYRVSSDTLIHIHTFSTTFTETLYPGFRFRYLGSSVSLC